ATTGGCTACAATATTGTTAAGTTGTTACTgtgacaatttttttttttactaagtGTAATGTGTAGCTTGCATGCTATGTTTTGAAGTGTCACTTGACATTAGGATAATATATTTGTTGTTATAATTAATGGtgtaaagtttttttttatatttgatgtTATAATTAAtgatgcaaattttttttttaattcatttgctcttcttaatttaatttgcaATCTAACATAGCAATATTATTAAGTACTTTGAATTTACAATGgtcacccaaaaaaaaaaattggaacaAAATTTACTAGAAAATATATTACTTATTAAATTTACTTCACCTCACAATCATtccattcaaaaaaaaaagaaagagactaaaTTTGCAGACAAAATTCAGTTTCAATCAACTTTTTGagtgaatataaaatataacttaCAAAATAGTTATTGTAAATGACAAACTCAACACTAACAATGAAAAAAACATGATAACAAACACTAGATTTAAATACTTACCCTGTTCTCAACTTTTAGGATTATATTTTTCTGAATCTCTAACAAGTCAATTCTATTCTGCAACTCCATAATTTTATGTTCCAAACCAGCATCATCAACAATACACATGGTTGAAACATTAGCAACAATCTTACTACAACCTATGGCAACATTCTCGACAGCATCATCATTCAAGTTTATGTAAAAAATTTGACAACCCATGCAAAGAATTTGTAATGAGAAAGCTTTTCCTACTCAATCAAACACACTATTCAACACAAATCTgtcaaaatataaattattagaaATTCTACAATTGTTTACTTTATATAGTGGACATCCAAAAAATAGTCTATTCAGATTTTTATGAATTCTTGAAATAGAGATTATTGTATACAAATCGCATAGACATTTTGAGTGTTGTCCGTCGGTAATTATGACTTTGCCTAGACTGCTGATATTACCGTCTCTGAAACCGCTGCAATTATAGCCACCATTGTGTCTCCTTCCGCGGTGATTTGAAGAAGACGAGCTCCCTTTGCTTGGCATCATTGCAACTCAACTTGCGTTCCAATTAGAATCAAGCTGCTGAATAACTAGGGCCTCACTTCTTCTCGCAATCCATTCTTACTATTTGCTTTACAATTTTATtctacatattttttttatttgaatattgaatattattcATTATGTTTGATTAAAATGTCAAATACGAGTGTAattaatatgataaaaaaaattttacttcaaAAAATTTACACAATCATAAGAATAATTTTCACAATTTAGTTacttataatttaaataattgtaGTATATGCAATAAATACTTCGATATTCTATCATTACTACAAGTTTATATGAAAAAAGaacataattattatatatttttgtaaatgATAAAATCTTTGAATATGCATATAAGTCCATGAATTATGTTAGAGTTTAGGATGAGAATTAAtatatatgatattttatttattgttttattaatttttttttaaagaatttaatttaGAAAATGTTATCctattaattaaaatagtagGGTTTTAGCTTATCTTATATGGTCTTTGTTATGCACGAATGTGTCtgttttttatttgttaagCTTGTACAATTatatttgttaataaaaaaaataaagttgtcaTATTTATATGCATTTTTTAATTCCTGTTAACGTAACGTGTGTGATACCAACTAACAATAACTGAACCCTTACACTTTGGATTACAATTACTTCCAACATGACCATATTAAGCTTCTGCTTCTGTGTCTCCGGAGTCCCGAggttaacaacaacaacaacgacAATAATAAATGTCAAAAGatgattatttaataaaataaattaattttcaatttcactatgcatgcacttattataatatatattatttagacatcaatatcttttaataattaatacgcattcttttattttataaattaaaaacaatctGAAAATATAcagttaattaataataatgatatttttattaagatataaAGAATAATGtttagtgtataaatagtaTATTGGTAGAGGCTTTATTCATAGGTAGTAACTAAGCTAATAGTATTAATTAAGGAAAGAAGGCCGTGAATATCCGCAAATCTTTGTCAGGACCCAACATGAAACTTCGCTGCTCCCCTACGTTAATTGTGTTCTTCAATTTCACCTTGTTATAATTTGTACTTTTAATTAATCCCAGTTGTTAGTTGGTTCCTATATAGTTGTATTCTAAGTTTCTAACACAACAATCCTTGTATTCATTCATTGCTTTGCTTTGCTTTGCTCCCATAATAACCTTAGCTTTTCTGTTGCCGCCAAATTTTTGAGTTTGAGATCAGAAGAACAACAACATGGAATCATCACAGCTACACTCTGTGGATTCTGTTCAAGTCAAGGAATTGGAGAAACCAGATCCTCCAACAGCAAGTGCTGTGAGCCATCAAAGCCTGGAGGAGCCTAAAGAGCATGCCATCACTGCTCCACTTGTTCAAAGTAAGTCTATGATCCAAGGCATTAAGGTTTTTGTTCCAGGAAATCAACTTCATGCTTTTCTTCCTAACTTTGCTTCCCCTGTCACCAATCTTTTAAACTAGACAAATTTTGTTCatagaataaaattattttgtatatttatatctgtatcttaaatttattatagacgagtttattttgtatttcagTCTAAAATCTATCAAACCTGTCGAAGAGAATTGTAATTAAGTTCAACATGTAATTTTACAATGAACACAATAGACAAATTACTTGAAATAGGTGTGTACAACTTTGCATATACTAGTATTTATTTCAACCATGTCATTTTTTTTTCCTTACAGAGGTTGAAGATTCTGGTGGCAACAAGGGTACAGTGGATTCAGTTGACAGAGGTCATTAACTAAATAtctgtaatatttttttaatatttaatggcTTGGTATCATTTTCATATTGTTTCATCAGATGCTGAGCTTGCAAGAGTAGTTTCGGAGAAAAGATTGGCTTTAATTAAAGCATGGGAAGAAAGTGAAAAGACCAAAGCAGAGAATAGGCAAGTGCTCATTTCATAATCTATATTATATCTATGCCTAACTGCATTTGAATACAATAAGCCATTCATGTAAGTAGATTCAAAAGAAATGTTAGGAATGATCTTATTGACCTTGGTATAACTTTGTTTGTTGCTAGTCCAAATCTAAGATACTATTAGATCAATTTATGAGTCATCCTACTTTGTTAGTGAAAGCTATgctaaatataattttatgtatgtAGTTATTTTCAGTTAAATTTCATCCATACATTAGAATTTGGACAATGTGTTAAGCATATTGGATTGAACTTCGTAAATAATGTGCTATGATAATTTAGCAACATAAATTTGAGGTGATGACTCTGATAAAGAATAAAATGGTACAGAAATACAGAGAAAAAAATaactctttttaatttaaacacCTTTATTTAGTGGGACCCACAACATATCATAAGTTCCTTTCACTTTTATCCTCTCTTTGTATTTCTGTACAATTAAGTAATCACAAAATTTGAACCTTATCTTGATACAAGATCCACAGCAATGTCCAAGATTATGTGcttttcttcattttgtttgTAATTCTAACATACTTCACAAGAAAAAATTGGTTTGAAATTATTTGGTTCCATTGGTAATTACACTGCCTTTAATTTTGCCATCAAGAATGGCTTTAAAAACTTGATATCCTCATATACATTTTGGAAGAAAGCAATGAAGTTCTCTGTTGAAGTTTTACTGCTTTGATAGCTTTCTTATTGCAATTTGCATCACTTTGAAGTGTTGAAATGGACCCTTAGTTGAAggtagtatatatatatatatatatacttcacTTGCAAACCTACCGATGTAAATTTGATTGAG
This sequence is a window from Arachis stenosperma cultivar V10309 chromosome 10, arast.V10309.gnm1.PFL2, whole genome shotgun sequence. Protein-coding genes within it:
- the LOC130956139 gene encoding remorin 1.4-like isoform X1 translates to MESSQLHSVDSVQVKELEKPDPPTASAVSHQSLEEPKEHAITAPLVQKVEDSGGNKGTVDSVDRDAELARVVSEKRLALIKAWEESEKTKAENRAYKKLSAVGLWESKKKASVEAQLKIIEENLERKKAEYAEKMKNKIADIHRSAEEKRAMVEAQKREEFIEFEETAAKFRSSGRTPAKFFACFKA